Proteins from a genomic interval of Pseudomonas anuradhapurensis:
- a CDS encoding SDR family oxidoreductase, whose product MSEPVRLQDRVVIVTGAGGGLGRAHALLFAARGARVVVNDLGGSTHGEGASACAADRVVEEIRAAGGSAIASHDSVSDGARIVEQALDSFGRVDVLVNNAGILRDKTFHKMEDSDWEQVYQVHVEGAYKVTRAAWPHLREQNWGRVIFTASTSGIYGNFGQANYGMAKLGLYGLTRTLAIEGRKHGILVNAIAPTGGTRMTEGLVPPQVFERLKPELVSPLVVYLGSEQCQGSGDLFEVGGGWVGKVRWERSLGVGFDPREGFTPEQVAENWARIGDFEGAVHPQDSLQALQQMMANLQKYPLG is encoded by the coding sequence ATGAGCGAGCCTGTCCGTCTGCAAGATCGCGTGGTGATCGTCACCGGAGCCGGCGGCGGCCTGGGCCGTGCCCATGCGTTGCTGTTCGCTGCGCGTGGCGCCCGGGTGGTAGTCAACGACCTTGGTGGTTCCACCCATGGTGAAGGTGCCAGCGCCTGCGCCGCTGACCGGGTTGTCGAGGAGATCCGCGCCGCTGGCGGTAGCGCCATTGCCAGCCATGACTCGGTCAGCGATGGCGCACGTATCGTCGAGCAGGCCCTGGACAGCTTCGGCAGGGTCGATGTGCTGGTGAACAACGCAGGTATCCTGCGTGACAAGACCTTTCACAAGATGGAAGACAGCGACTGGGAGCAGGTCTACCAGGTGCATGTCGAAGGGGCCTACAAGGTCACCCGCGCCGCCTGGCCGCACCTGCGCGAGCAGAACTGGGGGCGAGTGATCTTCACCGCGTCCACGTCCGGTATCTACGGCAACTTTGGCCAGGCCAACTATGGCATGGCCAAGCTGGGCCTGTACGGATTGACCCGCACCCTGGCGATCGAGGGGCGCAAGCACGGCATCCTGGTCAACGCCATCGCACCTACCGGTGGCACGCGCATGACCGAGGGGCTGGTCCCGCCCCAGGTGTTCGAGCGGCTCAAGCCCGAACTGGTCAGCCCGCTGGTGGTGTACCTGGGCAGCGAGCAGTGCCAGGGCAGCGGGGACCTGTTCGAAGTGGGCGGCGGCTGGGTGGGCAAGGTGCGGTGGGAGCGTAGCCTGGGCGTGGGTTTCGATCCGCGTGAAGGCTTTACCCCGGAGCAGGTGGCGGAGAACTGGGCACGCATCGGCGACTTCGAAGGGGCGGTGCACCCGCAGGACAGCTTGCAGGCCTTGCAGCAGATG
- a CDS encoding alpha/beta fold hydrolase, with amino-acid sequence MPMAEIPLCVWRTRGQGFTFRGQSIRYWTAGQGEPLLLLHGFPTASWDWHYLWGPLAQRFRVIACDMLGFGDSAKPVDHVYSLMEQADLQQALLAELQVDQPVHLLAHDYGGSVAQELLARHYEQRARIASCVFLNSGLFPESCRMLLIQKLLLSRVGWLVGRSFGRDDLVRNLIQVYGPCTHPSESVLDDFWSLITANHGTRVLHKLVGYMPERRLYRDRWVGAMQREGVPLRLITGMVDPLSGAHMVERYRQLVPAPDTVQLQGIGHYPHTEAPVQVLRHYLVFRERPLRNYPQKMAWS; translated from the coding sequence ATGCCCATGGCCGAAATTCCATTGTGCGTCTGGCGTACCCGGGGACAGGGTTTCACCTTCCGGGGCCAGAGCATCCGCTACTGGACCGCAGGGCAAGGAGAGCCCCTGCTGCTGTTGCACGGTTTCCCCACCGCCAGCTGGGATTGGCATTACTTGTGGGGGCCTTTGGCCCAACGCTTCCGGGTAATCGCCTGCGACATGCTCGGCTTTGGCGATTCGGCCAAACCGGTCGATCATGTCTACAGCCTGATGGAGCAGGCCGACCTGCAGCAGGCCTTGCTCGCCGAACTGCAGGTCGACCAGCCGGTGCACCTGCTGGCCCACGACTACGGTGGCAGCGTGGCCCAGGAACTGCTGGCGCGGCATTACGAACAGCGCGCCCGCATCGCCAGCTGCGTGTTCCTCAACAGCGGGCTGTTTCCGGAAAGTTGCCGCATGCTGCTGATCCAGAAACTGCTGCTCAGCCGTGTGGGCTGGCTGGTAGGGCGCTCGTTCGGGCGCGACGACCTGGTGCGCAACCTTATCCAGGTCTATGGCCCTTGCACCCATCCCAGTGAAAGTGTACTGGATGATTTCTGGAGCCTGATCACCGCCAACCATGGCACGCGCGTGCTGCACAAACTGGTTGGTTACATGCCGGAGCGCAGGTTGTACCGCGACCGCTGGGTTGGCGCGATGCAACGCGAAGGCGTGCCGCTGCGCTTGATCACTGGCATGGTCGACCCGCTGTCCGGCGCGCATATGGTCGAGCGCTATCGGCAACTGGTACCAGCGCCGGACACCGTTCAGTTGCAAGGCATCGGCCACTATCCGCATACCGAGGCGCCGGTCCAGGTGCTACGCCATTACCTCGTGTTTCGCGAACGACCGCTGCGCAATTACCCGCAGAAGATGGCCTGGTCCTGA
- a CDS encoding CidA/LrgA family protein — MKPALLKKALRLLIELAILCSLFLFGGQLAAWLGWPIPGGVMGLALLLLLFASGVLKPAMLQLGAGWLMAEMLLFFIPALMSLLDYGALIRDEGWRILLVIAVSTLMVMVVTALTVELVCRWRLRHEP, encoded by the coding sequence ATGAAACCCGCGTTATTGAAAAAAGCCCTGCGCCTGCTAATCGAGCTGGCGATCCTTTGTTCCCTGTTCCTGTTCGGCGGCCAGCTTGCCGCCTGGCTGGGCTGGCCGATACCGGGCGGTGTGATGGGCCTGGCATTGCTGCTGTTGCTGTTCGCTTCAGGTGTGCTCAAGCCGGCCATGCTGCAATTGGGAGCAGGCTGGCTGATGGCCGAAATGCTGCTGTTTTTCATTCCGGCGTTGATGAGCCTGCTCGATTACGGCGCCCTGATCCGTGACGAAGGCTGGCGCATCTTGTTGGTGATTGCCGTGAGCACTTTGATGGTGATGGTGGTGACCGCATTGACCGTGGAGCTGGTGTGCCGCTGGAGGTTGCGCCATGAGCCTTGA
- a CDS encoding LysR family transcriptional regulator, producing the protein MEFKQLRSFIEVVHRGGFTQAAQTLHISQSAVSKQVAQLEQDLGQPLLERQASQLHLTAAGRIVLERGEALLRQRQALLGELDDLSQMGRGELRLGLPMLGSDALFAGLFAEYRRRHPNIAIQLLEGGSRSVEQAVRSGELELGGSLTPADEAFDYQPFCNEPLDALLPAGHALAGQDGVDLQQLADTPFLLYQRSFVLNDRLLKACQQQGFTPKEGGRSGQADFLAALVAAGQGVVLLPRVVAKALQRPGVVRLPLRSPQDLRWDIAFIWRRGAYLSRAAQAWLALVNERSALDRQQ; encoded by the coding sequence ATGGAATTCAAACAGCTGCGCAGCTTTATCGAAGTCGTCCATCGCGGTGGTTTCACCCAGGCGGCGCAAACCCTGCACATCAGCCAGTCGGCCGTGAGCAAGCAAGTTGCCCAGCTGGAGCAAGATCTGGGCCAGCCATTACTGGAGCGCCAGGCTTCACAACTGCACCTGACGGCGGCCGGGCGCATCGTGCTCGAGCGTGGCGAAGCCTTGCTGCGCCAACGCCAGGCATTGCTGGGCGAACTGGACGACCTCAGCCAGATGGGCCGCGGCGAACTGCGCCTGGGCTTGCCGATGCTGGGCAGCGACGCGCTGTTTGCCGGGTTGTTCGCCGAGTATCGGCGTCGTCACCCGAACATCGCCATCCAACTGCTCGAGGGCGGTAGCCGCAGTGTCGAGCAGGCAGTCAGAAGTGGCGAGCTGGAGCTGGGCGGCAGCCTGACACCTGCTGACGAGGCGTTCGACTACCAGCCTTTCTGCAATGAGCCACTGGATGCCCTGCTGCCGGCCGGCCACGCACTGGCGGGCCAGGACGGAGTAGACCTGCAGCAGTTGGCCGACACGCCGTTTCTGCTTTACCAGCGCAGCTTCGTGCTCAATGACCGGTTGCTGAAGGCGTGCCAGCAACAAGGCTTCACCCCCAAGGAAGGCGGTCGCAGTGGCCAGGCAGACTTCCTTGCCGCGCTGGTGGCGGCGGGCCAGGGTGTGGTCCTGCTGCCCCGTGTGGTGGCAAAAGCGCTGCAACGCCCTGGGGTAGTGCGTTTGCCGCTACGCTCGCCGCAGGATCTGCGCTGGGACATCGCCTTCATCTGGCGCCGCGGGGCGTACCTGTCACGGGCAGCGCAGGCGTGGTTGGCATTGGTGAACGAGCGGTCAGCGCTCGACCGCCAGCAATGA
- a CDS encoding LrgB family protein, whose product MSLEPMPLFWLALTLLAYLGSRWLYRRSGRYLLSPLILVPVLLLAVAVPLHTAYAEYARNTHWLMSVLGPVTVAFAVPIWQQRAMLARHWPALMVGMVAGSSASIASSWGLAHLLALDSATSLSLVPRSITTPFAMPLAHDLGGVPELTAVFVMFTGVLGAMFGGVLLRWLPLRTPLARGALFGVGAHGAGVSRAHEVGREEGSVAGLVMVLTGLLNLFAAPLLAMLL is encoded by the coding sequence ATGAGCCTTGAACCCATGCCGCTGTTCTGGCTCGCCCTGACCCTGCTGGCCTATCTGGGCAGCCGCTGGTTGTACCGGCGCAGTGGCCGCTACCTGCTGTCGCCGCTGATCCTGGTGCCGGTCCTGCTGCTGGCGGTGGCGGTGCCGCTGCACACCGCCTATGCCGAATATGCCCGCAATACCCATTGGCTGATGAGTGTGCTCGGCCCGGTGACCGTGGCCTTCGCGGTGCCGATCTGGCAGCAGCGGGCCATGCTCGCGCGCCACTGGCCGGCACTGATGGTGGGCATGGTTGCCGGCAGCAGTGCCTCGATCGCCAGTTCCTGGGGGCTGGCTCATCTGCTCGCGCTGGACAGTGCGACCAGCCTGTCGTTGGTGCCGCGCTCGATCACCACGCCTTTTGCCATGCCGCTGGCGCATGACCTCGGTGGCGTACCGGAGCTGACTGCGGTATTCGTGATGTTCACCGGCGTGCTCGGGGCCATGTTCGGCGGCGTTCTGCTGCGCTGGTTGCCGTTGCGTACGCCGCTGGCACGTGGGGCGCTGTTTGGTGTCGGTGCTCATGGTGCAGGGGTCAGCCGTGCGCACGAGGTGGGTCGCGAGGAGGGTTCGGTGGCGGGCCTGGTAATGGTCCTGACCGGCCTGCTGAACCTGTTCGCGGCGCCGCTGCTGGCCATGCTGCTCTGA